A single genomic interval of Ruminococcus sp. NK3A76 harbors:
- a CDS encoding ABC transporter ATP-binding protein, with translation MTAFDNAIEIKGVTKRYDGFTLDNISFDVPKGCIMGFIGQNGAGKTTTIRSLLHITNIDSGEIRLLGLDHIKDETAIKKRIAVVFDELPFHDVFNAKDMARIFEGMYPEWDNAVYTQYLERFQLPKKKKIGQFSKGMKMKLQIACALSHNAELLVMDEATTGLDPVVRDEILHIFMEYLQNGERSILMSSHITSDLEKIADMVTFIDKGRILLTGYKDEIIESHGILKCDKERIAEIDAEDIVSIRLNNFGAEVMVHDRENASYKYRDCVIDPASLDDIMLYYVHRDVREWS, from the coding sequence ATGACCGCATTTGATAATGCGATTGAGATCAAGGGCGTGACAAAGCGTTACGACGGCTTTACGCTCGACAATATCAGCTTCGATGTACCGAAGGGCTGCATTATGGGCTTTATCGGGCAGAACGGTGCAGGCAAGACCACAACTATCCGCAGTCTTCTGCATATCACAAACATTGACAGTGGCGAGATACGGCTGCTCGGTCTCGATCATATCAAGGACGAAACAGCGATCAAAAAGCGTATCGCTGTGGTATTTGACGAGCTGCCGTTCCATGATGTGTTCAATGCAAAGGATATGGCTCGCATCTTTGAGGGTATGTATCCCGAATGGGACAATGCCGTATATACGCAGTATTTGGAGCGTTTTCAGCTGCCTAAGAAAAAGAAGATCGGGCAGTTTTCCAAGGGCATGAAGATGAAATTGCAGATAGCCTGTGCGCTGTCACATAATGCGGAGCTGCTTGTCATGGACGAAGCCACGACAGGTCTTGACCCCGTTGTGCGTGACGAGATTTTGCACATCTTCATGGAGTATCTGCAAAACGGTGAGCGCTCTATCCTCATGTCCTCGCATATCACCTCCGACCTTGAAAAGATCGCAGATATGGTGACTTTCATTGACAAAGGCAGGATACTTCTCACGGGATATAAGGACGAAATCATAGAATCTCATGGCATTTTGAAATGCGACAAGGAGAGAATCGCAGAAATTGACGCTGAGGATATTGTAAGCATACGCCTGAACAATTTCGGTGCAGAGGTCATGGTGCATGACCGTGAGAATGCTTCCTACAAATACCGTGACTGCGTGATCGACCCGGCAAGCCTTGACGACATTATGCTCTACTATGTTCACCGTGATGTAAGGGAGTGGTCATAA
- a CDS encoding GntR family transcriptional regulator, with product MNINISNASGEPIYLQIANQIKTLILEGKLKEGEMLPSMRILATELRISFMTTKRAYEELERDGFIESYTGKGSFVKAQNLELYREEQIKRIESLLMEAGDTARNAGITMQELHELLDLVNGGDQL from the coding sequence ATGAATATCAACATCAGCAACGCATCTGGCGAACCGATCTATTTGCAGATCGCAAACCAGATCAAAACACTGATACTGGAGGGAAAGCTGAAAGAGGGCGAAATGCTGCCCTCAATGCGCATTTTAGCCACTGAACTCCGTATCAGCTTTATGACAACGAAGCGTGCCTACGAGGAGCTTGAACGTGACGGCTTTATTGAAAGCTACACAGGCAAAGGCTCTTTTGTAAAGGCACAGAACCTGGAGCTTTATCGTGAGGAGCAGATCAAGCGGATCGAGTCCCTGCTTATGGAGGCAGGCGACACAGCACGCAATGCAGGTATCACGATGCAGGAGCTTCATGAGCTTCTTGACCTTGTAAACGGAGGGGATCAACTATGA